The window ATCCTGGCCTACTCGACGCTCTCGCAGCTGGGCTTTATGGTTGCGGCGCTGGGCATCGGCGGCTGGGTGGCAGGGATCTTCCACCTGCTGACGCACGCGTTCTTCAAGGCGCTGCTGTTCTTAGGCTCGGGCTCGGTGATCCACGGCATGGAGGCGACTGTCGGCCACGACTCGAACACCGCGCAAGACATTCGCAATATGGGCAATATGCGCAAGTATATGCCGATCACCTTCCTGACCTACATGGCCGGCTACCTGGCGCTGGCTGGCTTCCCGCCATTCGCCGGGTTCTGGAGCAAAGACGAGATCCTGGCCGACGCGTTCGGCCACGGCCACCTGATCGTATGGCTGGTGCTGACGCTGGCGGCGTTCCTGACGGCGTTCTACATGACCCGCCAGATTATGGTGGTGTTCTTCGGCAAATTCCGCGGCCACCACCCGCGCAAGCCCGACTACACCCCGGCGCACGGCCACGACGACCATGGCCACGACGACCACGCGCACGGCGGGCACGACCCGCACGAGAGCCCGTGGACCATGACGCTGCCGCTGATCATCCTGGCGGTGTTTGCGGTGTTGGCCGGTTTTGTAAACCTGCCTGGGTTCCACTGGCTGAGCACATTCTTTGGCCAGGAGGCCGCCGATTTCAACGTCGTGACCGCCGGGATCGCGACTGTGCTGGCGCTGGTGGGGATCGGCCTGGGGTTTGTGGTGTATCGCAACGCCTACGCCAACGCCGAAGACGCCGACCCGCTCCAGCGCCTGGCGCCGGGCCTGTTCGCGCTGCTGAACCGTAAATTCTACTTCGACGAGATCTACGCCAGCACGGTTGGCCGGCTCTCGTACGCGCTGGCAGTAGCCTGGAGCTGGATCGATCGCACCATCCTCGATGGCGTGATCAACGGCACCGGCTTCTTCACGCAGTTCATCGGCCGGCTGAACTTCATTATCGACGACACCGTGCTGAACGACGGTATGGACGCAGCCTCGGACGGCACCTTTGCGGCAGGCGACGTGACCCGCCAGACCGAGACCGGCAAGATTCAAGATTATGTCTCGCTGATCTTCGCGGGCGTGGTCATTCTGGGGATCATCTATCTGTACGGCGTGCGCCGCTAATCAGCGGCGCAGCGCCTGCCTGATCTTCTGCCTTCGGCAGAGCGGTACTTAATCTTTTTTGTCATCCACCTGCGGCGCCTTGCGGGTGCCACAGGTGGATAGCAAGTCAATGGAACAGTACCCTATGAACTATATCCAAATGAGTAATGGCCCCTGGCTGACCTTCCTGGTGCTGTCGCCGCTGGCTGGCATGCTGCTGGTAGCGCTGGCTGGCGCGCTGCGCCTCGACGATCGGCTGGTGAAGATCGGCGCGACGGCCTGGTCGCTCACGTCGCTGGGGCTGGCGCTGTTCCTATGGGCCGGCTTCAACGCCAACGCAGTGGCCGACGGGCAGAGCGTGATCCAGTTTGTCGAGAAAATTCCCTGGATCGACGCGATCAAGGTCGACTACTTCCTGGGCGTCGATGGGATCAGCCTGCCGCTGGTGCTGCTGACCGTAGTGATGGCACCGATCGCCATGCTGGCCTCGTTCAGTGTCGAATCGCGCGTGAAGATGCACTACGCGCTGCTGTTCCTGCTCGAAGCGGCCATGCTTGGCTATTTCGTGGCGCTGAACTTCTTCTTCTTCTTCATCTTCTGGGAATTCAGCCTGGTGCCGGCGTTCTTCATCATCCAGAACTGGGGGCGCGACCCCGAGAACACGCGCCGCTACGCCGCATTCAAATTCTTCGTGTACACCATGGCCGGATCAGTCGGCATGCTGCTGCTGTTCCAGTTCTTCTACGTGGCCACGCGCGCGGCCGGCATCGCCACATTCGACCTAGTGACGCTGGGCCGGCTCGGCCAGGGCCTGCCGGTCGATGGCGCGCAGGGCACGCTGCAAGAGATCATCTTCCGCTACGTCGAGCGCACAGGCATCACCAGCTACCTGGGGCCATACCCGCTGCTGTATAGCTCGATCGCCTTCTGGGCCATCTTCATCGCCTTTGCGATCAAGCTGGCGGTGTGGCCGTTCCACACCTGGCTGCCCGATGCCTATGCCGAAGCGCCTACAGCCGGCTCGATCTTGCTCTCGGCGGTGATGTCGAAGATGGGCGCGTATGGCATGCTGCGGATCATGCTGCCGCTGGTGCCCGAGGCCGCGCAGTTCTTCGGCCCGGCGATCGGCGCGCTGGCGCTGGTGGGCATTGTGGCCGGCGCATTCGGCGCGCTATCGTACACCGGCGGCGACGTGAAGCGGCTGATCGGGTACACCTCGATCAACCACATGGGCTATGTAGCGCTGGCAATCGCCGCCGTGGCCACGCTCAACAGCGCCGCCGACGGCCAGAGCCGCGCGCTGGCGCTCAATGGCGCGGTGATGCAGATGGTGGCGCACGGCCTCTCGACCGGCGCGCTGTTCTTGCTGGTGGGCTACCTGTACCAGCGCACCGGCACCTACTCGCTGCGCGACTGGGGCGGCCTGCGCAAGGTGATGCCGATGTTCTCGGGCGTGATGGGCGTGGCGCTGTTTGCTAACCTGGGGCTGCCAGGCCTGGCCGGCTTCGTCGGCGAATTCTTCATCTTCCGCGGCACCTGGGCCTCGCTGCCGTTCTTCACGCTGCTGGCCACGGTTGGCCTGGTGGTATCGGCACTGGCGCTCCTGCACATGTACGCGCGGATCTTCAACGGCCCACTGAACCCGCGCTGGGATAGCAGCCACGGGGGGCGCACACCAAGCGACATGCGCGTGGCCAGCCGCGAATTCCTGGCGGCCGCGCCGTTGCTGCTGCTGCTGCTGATCCTGGGCATCTACCCCGCGCCGATCATGGACCTGGCGAACCAGACCGCCACGGCGCTGGTGAATGTGTTTACGCGCGCGCTGTCGTAGCAGCGTGAAGGGATGTGCCTCGGCGCATCCGTACATATGGCCTTGGATCTATCGATTAGGGATACGCTATGCATCTGTATGACCTTCCCACGGGCGTGCCGTGGCTCAGCTTGATCTGGATCAGCATGCTGATCCCAGCGATCATCATGATGTTCCTGAAGCCCGAGCAGAAATATGCGATCCGCATGGTCGGCACCATCTTTGCGTTTGTATCGCTGGTGCTGTCGCTGCTGGTATACTTCGGCTACGACTACAGCAGCGCGCAGAAGCTCCAGTTCGTCGAAGAGCTGCCCTGGCTGCCGCAGGTTGGGATCAACTACATCCTGGCCGCCGACGGCATCAGTATGCCCATGCTGATCTTGAACGGCTTCGTGATCTTCACTGGCGCGCTGATGAGCTGGAACATCGAGCAGCGCACGCGCGAGTACTGGATTCTACTGCTGATCCTCACTGCCGGCGTGTATGGCGTGTTCGTATCGGTCGACCTGTTTCTGTTCTTCGTGTTCTACGAGCTGGCAGTGCTGCCGATGTACCTGCTGATCGGCATCTGGGGCAGCACGCGCAAAGAGTACGGCGCCATGAAGCTGACGCTGTACCTGATGGCCGGATCGGCCATGATCATCATCGGCATGATCGCACTGTACTTCGGCAGTGGGCTGCGCACCTTCGATATGCGCCAGCTCGCGCAGGTAGCGCTGCTGCCGCGCCCGTTCCAGATCGCATTCTTCCCGCCGCTGTTCCTGGGCTTCGCGGTGCTGGCGGGCATGTTTCCGTTCCACACCTGGAGCCCAACCGGGCACGTGGCCGCGCCGACGGCCGTGTCGATGCTGCATGCCGGCGTGCTGATGAAGCTGGGCGCCTACGGCTGCCTGCGCGCGGCTATGTGGCTGATGCCCGAGGGCGCGCACGTCTGGCTGCTGCCGATCGCAATCGCTACGCTGATCAACGCCGTGTATGGCGCTACGATCGCCATGACCCAGCGCGACTTCAAGTTCATGATCGGCTACTCGTCGGTGAGCCACATGGGCCTGGTGGTGATGGGCCTGGCGGCCGGCAACGAGATCGGCCTGATCGGCGCAGTGCTGCAGATGTTCGCGCATGGTGTGATGACCGCGCTGTTCTTCGCGGTGGTTGGCCGCATGGTCTACGAGCGCACGCACACGCGCCAGTTCCCCGAGCTGGGCGGCATGGCCAAGATCATGCCATTCGCGGCGTTCGTGTTCATCCTGGCCGGGCTATCATCGATGGGCATGCCCGGCTTCGCCGGCTTCTGGGCCGAGTTCAACATCTTCATGGGCATGTGGGATCGCTTCCCGCTGATCTCGGTGCTGGCGGCAATCTCGATCCCGATCACTGCGGCCTACATTCTGCGTGCAGTCTACACGGTGTTCTTCGGCGAAGTGAAAGACCCGAGCTTCTACAAGCTGCCCAAACTCACCTGGCAAGAGTACGCCGGCGCGTCGGTGCTGGCGGCGGTGATCATCATCACGGGCCTGTACCCAGGCATCCTGACCGAGATGATCGGCAGCGGCGTGCGCCCGATCGCCGAGGCGATTCAGCAGGCAGGGTCGCTATCTTTAGGACGGTGACAAGATGGCAAGATGACAAGGTGACGTTTGCTTAACTGCTTCACCTTGTCATCTTGGCACAATGTCATCTTGTCAAGGGAGTTACGAGGGTGAGCTTTCAATTTGCGATCACAGACATCCCGCGGCTGCTACCCGAGCTGATGCTGCTGGCGCTGGCGCTGCTGGTGCTGGGCACCGATGTGCTCGAGCGCTGGGGCAACGACCCGCAATCGCAGCTCGAGCGCGGCAAGGCCGCCGGCCAGCTGACGGCGATCGGGCTGATCTTCGTGTTTGTGGTCGGGCTGGTGCAGAGCAAGTATCTGTTCAGCATCCCCGAGCCGACGCCCGAGACGAACGGCGTGCTGGCCTACCTGATGTCGCTCGGCCGCAACTTACAGGCCGGCGGGCCAGGCGGCGACCCCATTCTGGGTGCGTTTGCGACCGACAACCTGACCATGATCGCGCGGCTGACCTTCGTCGGCGCGGCGTTTCTGACCACGCTGCTGGCGCTCGACTACCGGCCATCGGGCAACCCCGGCGAGTTCTACGCGCTGATCCTGTTCGCGACGCTGGGCATGAACCTGATGGCCTCGGCGTCGGAGCTGATCATGGCCTATGTGTCGCTCGAGCTGTCGTCGATCTCGCTCTACATCCTGGCCGGCTACTTCCGCAACGAGCGCGCCTCGGCCGAGGCCGGCATCAAGTACTTCCTGTTCGGCGCACTGTCGTCGGGGATTCTGCTGTATGGCATGACCCTGGCCTACGGCTTTACCGCCAGTGTCAACCGCGCGAATGGCGGCCAGCCGATCATCGCAACCCTGTTCTCGGAGATCGCCAAGGCCGGCGCGAGCGGCCAGGGCGGCACGCTGCTCACGCTGGCGATGATCTTCGTGCTGGCCGGGATTGGCTACAAGGTGGCGGTGGTGCCGTTCCACAGCTGGTCGCCCGATGTGTACCAGGGCGCGCCAACGCCGATCACCGCGTTTATCTCGACCGCCTCGAAGACGGCCGGCTTCATTCTGCTGTACCGCGTGCTGGTCACGGCGTTCCCATCGATCGCCGGATCATCGGCGTTCGGCAGCTTCGGCGGCTGGACCAGCCTGCTGTCGATTATTGCGCTGTTGACTATGGTCTTCGGCAACCTATCGGCGCTGCCGCAGAAGAATGCCAAGCGCCTGCTGGCCTACTCGAGCATTGGCCACGCCGGCTTCTTGCTGCTGGCGCTCCTGGTGTGGTCTTCGGCCTCCTCAGCCGATCAGACCTTCGGCAGCGCGTCGTTGATCTACTACCTGATCGCCTATACCGTGACCAACCTGGGTGCGTTTGGCGCGCTGGCGGTGGTGCGCGATGCCCTCGGCGGCGACGATATGAGCGACCTGAACGGCCTGTGGAAGCGCAATATTGGCCTGACGCTGATGCTGACGGTGCTGGTGCTGTCGCTGGCCGGCGTGCCGCCACTATCGGGCTTCTGGGCCAAGTTCTTCGTGTTTATGGCCGGCTACCAGGGCGGGGCGCTGCTGGTGGTGTCGATCGGCGTGGCCATGACGATCGTAAGCCTGTACTACTACCTGGGCTTCCTCAAGGCCATGTGGATGAACCCGCCAACGTCGGACGAGCCGGTGCGCACGCCGCCGGCAATGAACGCCACGATCATGATCTCGACAGTGCTGGTGCTGCTGCTGGGCCTGTTCCCAAATGCGGTCTGGAATATTCTGAGCCAGGCGACGCTGATCGCCGGGCGCTAAACCGCGCTGGCCGGTTGCGCCCGGCCTGAGAGGCTGCCTACAATTTCACCACAAGGGCACACAAGCTCACGATGAATAGTGCGTAGTGCGTAGCTTATAGATAGCTACGCACTACCTGTTTTGGGGGCAATACAGCGCCGCCGCGACGCTCAGCCCTCGAGCCGCGCCTCGCCGGCCAGGAAGCGCCGGGCCGTCTCGGCCAGAATCGCCGCGCCAACCGGCAGGCAGCGCTCGTCGATATCGAACACCGGCGTGTGGTGCGCGCGCGCGAAGTCGCCTACGGCCGCGCCCAGGTGGAACATTGCACCCGGCACCCTGGCCGACATGTACGCAAAATCCTCGGCGCCCATGCCTGGCGCACTCGACTCGAGCGCGCTGGGGCCGAGCATGTCGGTGGCGGTGCGTGCCAGCCAGCCGCTGACCACCGGGCTGTTCTTGCCGGCCGGGTAGCCACTGGTCACCTTCAGGCGGTAGTCGCCGCCAAGCGGGCGCACAATGCTCAGCGCGCGCTCGACCTCGGCCACCAGCAGCGCGCGCACATCGTCGTCGTAGCTGCGCAGCGTGCCGTGCAGCAGCACCTCGCGCGGGATGACATTCGAGGCTGTGCCGCCCTGGATGCGGCCGATCGTCACCACTGCCGGCTTCTGCGGATCGACGCGGCGGGCCACAATCCCGTGCAGCGCCGTCAGCACCGGGCTGAGCATCCACAGCGGGTCGGTGGCCTCGTGCGGGTAGGCGCCGTGGCCGCCGCTGCCGGTGATGTAGGCCGTAAACTGGTCGGCCGCAGCCGAGTCCCAGCCGCCGCGCATGGTAACTTTGCCGAACGGCTGCATCGAGTCGACGTGCAGCGCGATCACTGCGTCGACGCCGTCGAGCGCGCCGTCGCGGATCATCATAGGCGCGCCGCTGGTGGGCTGGCCGCCCTCATCTTCTTCGGCCGGCTGGAACAGGAAGCGCACGTTGCCGCGCAGCTTGCCCGCAGCAAACTCCTGCTTGAGCAGGTGCGCCACGCCCAGCAGCATGGCCGTGTGGCCGTCGTGGCCGCAGGCGTGCATCTGCCCGTCGCTCTGCGAGCGGTACGCGGTGTCGTTGGCCTCGAGGATCGGCAGCGCGTCCATGTCGGCGCGGATCGCGATCGTCGGGCCGTCGCCGGTGCCGAGGTCGCCGACCACGCCGGTGATGCCGACGCCGGTGCGGATCGCTACGCCGCCGATCTCGCGCAGCGTGTCGGCCACCAGCGCGGCGGTGCGCACCTCGCGAAACGCCAGCTCGGGGTGGCGGTGGATCTCGCGCCGCAGGCGAGTCAGCTCGCCGGCCAGCGCCTGGGCATTCTGTAGCATGGGTGGTATCCTTTCCATATTGAACAGCCATACACTGCTTGCCGAGCAGGTTCTGCGAGCTGCCTATTATACTCGCTTGTTGTGGGGGTAATACCAACTCCGTTTGATTACGTTCGTTTTGGTGTGCGGTGCCTGGCTTTGCCAGGCACCGCACACCAAAAGAGCATTTCGGGGGCGGCAAAGCCGTCCCCGAACCCCCACCATAAACCAAGCGATTAACCGGATTTGGTATAAGATAGGACGCGGACGAACGCCGATACCGGGAATCGATCCGCAGCGGACGCACGCGCAATCGGCTACGCCACCGCGATCGTGTACCCATGCTCAACCAGCGTCACGTCGCCCTGGCGCAGCGCCAGCGCCAGCCGGTACTCGCCGGGGCGCTCGGGCGTCAGCCGCAGCCGGTCGATCTCCATGGCCATGCAGTCGGCCGGCAGCGTCAGCGCGCGCTCAACCCGCGCGATCTC of the Candidatus Kouleothrix ribensis genome contains:
- the nuoL gene encoding NADH-quinone oxidoreductase subunit L, with translation MGFFLQNAWLIPLFPLLGFTIITLTPVRMSKTLSGWIAIGLMVAATVVALGVGAEVYQGVHVNAEGTAGVIAAGEAHAAEAAAAGEEHGFAFPEANIVRTLRWAPAGGDSAFTMGYYIDPAVAAMLVMVTIAATCIHLFSMGYMAHDQRQSRFFSFISLFSASMLLMVLSSNLLLFFMAWELMGVCSYLLIGFWYDKVYANPQQITPRQAAIKAFITTRIGDALFMVGLAYLWTQAGTLDFGAGAGQIFNPEFLARIGSSTNVLGISVATGIALLLFAGTVGKSAQFPLHVWLPDAMEGPTPVSALIHAATMVAAGVFLVGRTYPIFKADDGTALLVVSAIGAFTALFAALIAVGQFDIKRILAYSTLSQLGFMVAALGIGGWVAGIFHLLTHAFFKALLFLGSGSVIHGMEATVGHDSNTAQDIRNMGNMRKYMPITFLTYMAGYLALAGFPPFAGFWSKDEILADAFGHGHLIVWLVLTLAAFLTAFYMTRQIMVVFFGKFRGHHPRKPDYTPAHGHDDHGHDDHAHGGHDPHESPWTMTLPLIILAVFAVLAGFVNLPGFHWLSTFFGQEAADFNVVTAGIATVLALVGIGLGFVVYRNAYANAEDADPLQRLAPGLFALLNRKFYFDEIYASTVGRLSYALAVAWSWIDRTILDGVINGTGFFTQFIGRLNFIIDDTVLNDGMDAASDGTFAAGDVTRQTETGKIQDYVSLIFAGVVILGIIYLYGVRR
- a CDS encoding NADH-quinone oxidoreductase subunit M — encoded protein: MNYIQMSNGPWLTFLVLSPLAGMLLVALAGALRLDDRLVKIGATAWSLTSLGLALFLWAGFNANAVADGQSVIQFVEKIPWIDAIKVDYFLGVDGISLPLVLLTVVMAPIAMLASFSVESRVKMHYALLFLLEAAMLGYFVALNFFFFFIFWEFSLVPAFFIIQNWGRDPENTRRYAAFKFFVYTMAGSVGMLLLFQFFYVATRAAGIATFDLVTLGRLGQGLPVDGAQGTLQEIIFRYVERTGITSYLGPYPLLYSSIAFWAIFIAFAIKLAVWPFHTWLPDAYAEAPTAGSILLSAVMSKMGAYGMLRIMLPLVPEAAQFFGPAIGALALVGIVAGAFGALSYTGGDVKRLIGYTSINHMGYVALAIAAVATLNSAADGQSRALALNGAVMQMVAHGLSTGALFLLVGYLYQRTGTYSLRDWGGLRKVMPMFSGVMGVALFANLGLPGLAGFVGEFFIFRGTWASLPFFTLLATVGLVVSALALLHMYARIFNGPLNPRWDSSHGGRTPSDMRVASREFLAAAPLLLLLLILGIYPAPIMDLANQTATALVNVFTRALS
- a CDS encoding NADH-quinone oxidoreductase subunit M, with protein sequence MHLYDLPTGVPWLSLIWISMLIPAIIMMFLKPEQKYAIRMVGTIFAFVSLVLSLLVYFGYDYSSAQKLQFVEELPWLPQVGINYILAADGISMPMLILNGFVIFTGALMSWNIEQRTREYWILLLILTAGVYGVFVSVDLFLFFVFYELAVLPMYLLIGIWGSTRKEYGAMKLTLYLMAGSAMIIIGMIALYFGSGLRTFDMRQLAQVALLPRPFQIAFFPPLFLGFAVLAGMFPFHTWSPTGHVAAPTAVSMLHAGVLMKLGAYGCLRAAMWLMPEGAHVWLLPIAIATLINAVYGATIAMTQRDFKFMIGYSSVSHMGLVVMGLAAGNEIGLIGAVLQMFAHGVMTALFFAVVGRMVYERTHTRQFPELGGMAKIMPFAAFVFILAGLSSMGMPGFAGFWAEFNIFMGMWDRFPLISVLAAISIPITAAYILRAVYTVFFGEVKDPSFYKLPKLTWQEYAGASVLAAVIIITGLYPGILTEMIGSGVRPIAEAIQQAGSLSLGR
- a CDS encoding NADH-quinone oxidoreductase subunit N, with translation MLLALALLVLGTDVLERWGNDPQSQLERGKAAGQLTAIGLIFVFVVGLVQSKYLFSIPEPTPETNGVLAYLMSLGRNLQAGGPGGDPILGAFATDNLTMIARLTFVGAAFLTTLLALDYRPSGNPGEFYALILFATLGMNLMASASELIMAYVSLELSSISLYILAGYFRNERASAEAGIKYFLFGALSSGILLYGMTLAYGFTASVNRANGGQPIIATLFSEIAKAGASGQGGTLLTLAMIFVLAGIGYKVAVVPFHSWSPDVYQGAPTPITAFISTASKTAGFILLYRVLVTAFPSIAGSSAFGSFGGWTSLLSIIALLTMVFGNLSALPQKNAKRLLAYSSIGHAGFLLLALLVWSSASSADQTFGSASLIYYLIAYTVTNLGAFGALAVVRDALGGDDMSDLNGLWKRNIGLTLMLTVLVLSLAGVPPLSGFWAKFFVFMAGYQGGALLVVSIGVAMTIVSLYYYLGFLKAMWMNPPTSDEPVRTPPAMNATIMISTVLVLLLGLFPNAVWNILSQATLIAGR
- a CDS encoding amidohydrolase; translation: MLQNAQALAGELTRLRREIHRHPELAFREVRTAALVADTLREIGGVAIRTGVGITGVVGDLGTGDGPTIAIRADMDALPILEANDTAYRSQSDGQMHACGHDGHTAMLLGVAHLLKQEFAAGKLRGNVRFLFQPAEEDEGGQPTSGAPMMIRDGALDGVDAVIALHVDSMQPFGKVTMRGGWDSAAADQFTAYITGSGGHGAYPHEATDPLWMLSPVLTALHGIVARRVDPQKPAVVTIGRIQGGTASNVIPREVLLHGTLRSYDDDVRALLVAEVERALSIVRPLGGDYRLKVTSGYPAGKNSPVVSGWLARTATDMLGPSALESSAPGMGAEDFAYMSARVPGAMFHLGAAVGDFARAHHTPVFDIDERCLPVGAAILAETARRFLAGEARLEG